ACATCGGCGGGGCCGAAGTGGTCGCCGACATTCTCGCGCGCATGGACAAGGCCACCGAAAACACCATCATGACGAAGATCGCCGAGAAAAGTCAGCCGTTGGCGGAAGCGATCCGAGCCCTCATGTTCGTCTTCGATGATTTGGTCAAGGTGGACGATCGCGGAATCCAGGAACTGCTCAAGGAAATCAGCAAAGAAGACCTCCCGCTCGCCCTTCGAGGAGCCGGTCCGGACGTGAGGGACAAATTCTTCAAAAACATGTCCAGCCGCGCGGCCGACATGCTCAAGGACGACATGGAGTCGAAGGGGCCCGTTCGGGTGGCGGACGTCGAGAAAGCGCAACAGAACATTTTGAAGGTGTGCAGAAAGTTGGAAGAAGAAGGCCGAATCGTCATCGCCGGCGCGGGCGAGGAGTTGGTGTAGATGAAAGTCGGACCGCGCGCATCGGCGTCGGTCTACCGCGGGCGCGCGGGGCGGCCGCGGCTCCACGGGTCGATCCTTGTCGTCGACGATGAAGAATCGATCCGTCGGTTGTTTCTGGAATGGTTTCGCCCCGAAGGGGTGTCGATTCGGGTCGCCTCCTCGGGTGAGGACGCCGTCGCCATGGTGAAACAGTCGCCTCCGGATCTCTTGATCGTGGACGTGGCGATGCCGGGGCGCGACGGTCTTGCGGTGCTGGAAGAGGCGCTCATGATCGATTATCGGATCAGCGGAGTCGTGATGACGGGCGTGGCGACGGTCGAACTCGCGGTTCGCGCCATGAAGGCGGGGGCGGCGGATTTTTTGATGAAGCCCATGCACCGCGAAACGGTCTTGAAGACCGCGCGCCGGTTGCTGGAGCGCCGTCGATTGCGCGCCGAGGAGCCCGTGGTCAAGCAAGCCGCCATTCGATCCGGAGCGGTCCGGCTCTCCGATTCGCCGTTTCAGGCGTTCGATGACGAGGGGGATCCGCCCGAGGACGAAGGACCCACGGAATTCGAGCGAGGCCTTGAAGAGGGAGAGCGGCGTGCCGAAGAACGTTGTCGCCGCGAGCACGCCGTGTTGGCGGACGCCGCGCGCAAGTTCGATGAGGCGCGGGCGTCGCTGCGCGCCGCGTTTGAAGACGAAGTCGCGTCGCTCGCGTTTCACATCGCGACCAAGGTGCTGCGCGAGTCGGCCGAACGTTGCAAAGATCAAATCGTCGCGCAAACGAAAGCCGCGCTGGAGGCGGTTCCGGACTCCGGCTCGGTCGTCGTCCATGTCCATCCGGCCGATGCGCCG
This sequence is a window from Candidatus Nitrospira inopinata. Protein-coding genes within it:
- a CDS encoding response regulator, whose translation is MKVGPRASASVYRGRAGRPRLHGSILVVDDEESIRRLFLEWFRPEGVSIRVASSGEDAVAMVKQSPPDLLIVDVAMPGRDGLAVLEEALMIDYRISGVVMTGVATVELAVRAMKAGAADFLMKPMHRETVLKTARRLLERRRLRAEEPVVKQAAIRSGAVRLSDSPFQAFDDEGDPPEDEGPTEFERGLEEGERRAEERCRREHAVLADAARKFDEARASLRAAFEDEVASLAFHIATKVLRESAERCKDQIVAQTKAALEAVPDSGSVVVHVHPADAPALKEAQAELAGKRDVELNLKIEPVAAMPRGSCLLRTATHVIDASLDAQLFRLGTALKNRVTHESERRP